The Roseomonas haemaphysalidis genome segment CGCCAGCGGCCGACGGTCAGCCGCAGCAGCCCCAGCGTCGTGCGCCACAACAGGTCGGCGGCGACCAGCGCGTCCGCATCCGCCCGGGGCAGGATGCCGGCCTTGCCGAGGCCGGCCAAAGCATGCCGCGTGGTCGGGGCCAGGATGGCGGGGCGGCGCTTGGCGTGCGCCAGCTGCAGGGCTTGCGTGATGAACTCCACCTCGATCAGCCCGCCCGGCATGGCCTTGATGTCGAGCGGCCCTTCGGCCGGCAGGTCGCGCAGCATGCGGCCGCGCATGGCCACCGCGTCGGCCACCGCGCCTGGCCCGGCATGGCGGACGAGGGCGGCCTTGACCGTGCTGGCGATCCGCCGCCGCAGCCCGGGCGGGCCCGCCACGCAGCGCGCGCGCGTCAGGGCCATCCGCTCCCAGGTCCAGGCGTCGTCCATGTGGTAGCGCTCGAAGGACGACAGCGAGGTCGCGACCGGCCCTTTGTTGCCGCTGGGGCGCAGGCGCATGTCGGCTTCGTAGAGCTTGCCTTCGGCGCCGGGGGCGGTGATGGCGCCGATCATCGCCTGGGCAAGCCGCCCGAAATAGGTGCTGACGGGCAGGGAGCGTGGCCCGCCACGGCTTTCCGTCTGGTCTGCCGGATGGTCGTAGATCAGCACGAGGTCGAGGTCGGAGCCCGGCAGCATTTCCTGCCCGCCCAGCTTGCCCAGCGCCACCACCGCCAGCGCGCCGCCCTTGACCTTGCCGAAGCGCTTGGCGAAGTCCTCCGTGACGTGCGGCAACAGCGCGGCGATGGCGCTGTCGGCCAGGTCGCTGCGCGCGCGCCCGGCGGCATCGGCATCGACGATGCCTTCCAGCGCGGCGGCATCGATCTCGAACTTGCCTTCGGTCACCAGGCGGCGCGCGCTTTCCAGCGCCTCCTCCATGTGCCGGGCCGCGCCCACCAGGGCGGGCAGGGCGGTGCTGGCCCCATCCAGCGCATGGCCGGCGAGCAGCCCGTCCAGCGAGGCGGGGACCAGGGCGAGGTGATCCGCCAGAGCCGGCGCCGCGCCCAGGATGACCGCCACGCGCGACAGCAGCGCCGGGTTGCGCTGGAACAGCGACAGCACCTGCACCCCGGCCTGCAACCGTGTCAGCACCGCGTCGAACCGCCCCAGCGCCACGTCGGGCTCTCGCTGGCTGGCGAAGGCGGCCAGGATCGGCGGCAACAGGGCGCGCACCAGCGTCCGGGCGCGTTCGCCGCGGGTGGCACGGGTCTGGCCGCGCAGCCAGCCGCGGATGATGCCGTCCACCTGGGCCGGGTTGGCGAAGCCCATGCTCGCAAGGGCGCGCAGCGTGTCGGGGTCGGCTTCGTCACCGTCGAAAGCCAGGCGGCTGTCGGGGGTGGGCGTGGCGGGGCTGTCCGGCAGGCTGGCGCCGTTCTCGAAGAGCTGCAGGTAATGACGCTCGACCCGCGAAAGGTGACGGGTCAGCGTTTCCGCGAAGGCCTCCGCATCGGGAAACCCCATGAAGCTGGCGATGCGCGCGAGGCCTTGCGCATCCTCCGGCAGTTGTTGGGTTTGCCGGTCGTCGACCATTTGCAGGCGGTGCTCGACGTCCCGGAGAAAGATATAGGCGTCGGCCAGATCGGCCGCCGCGCGGCGCTCGATCCGTCCGGCGGCGGCCAGGGCGGCCAGGGCGCCCAGCGTCGTCGGGTCGCGCAGCCCGGGGTCGCGCCCGGCCCAGATCAACTGCTGCACCTGGGCCGTGAATTCGACCTCGCGGATGCCGCCGCGCCCGAGCTTCACGTTGTGCCCGGCCACGCCCACCACGGCGCTGGCACCCCGGGCACCATGCGTGGCATGGATCTGCCGCTTGATGTTGTGGATGTCCGCCATCATCGCGAAGTCCAGGTGACGACGCCACACGAAGGGGCGGATCTCGGCCAGAAAGGCATCGCCCGCCGCGCGGTCGCCACCCACCGGGCGGGCCTTGATCATCGCTGCTCGCTCCCAGTTCTGGCCCATCGATTCGTAGTAGCTGATGGCCGTGGGCAGGCTGACGGCCAGGGGCGTCGCCGCCGGGTCGGGGCGCAGGCGCAGATCGGTGCGGAAAACATAGCCATCGGCCGTGCGTTCCTCCATCAAGCGCACGAGGTCGCGGGCGATGCGGACGTAAAGCGCGCCGGCGTTCTCGGGATGGTTGACGGCTGCTTCCGGGTCATAGAGGACCATCAGATCGATGTCGGAGGAGTAGTTCAGCTCGCGTGCGCCCAGCTTCCCCATGCCCAGGACGATCAGCCCCGAGCCACGCGCGACAGCCTTCGGGTCCCGCGTGCCGGGCTTCGCGAGCCGCAGCTCGCCACGTGCCGCCGCCTGGCGCAGTAGATGCGCGCAGGCATAGTCGATGGTCGCTTCCGCGAGCGTGGACAGCGCGCCCGTCACGCCATCCAGCGCCCATTGCCCCGTCAGGTCGGCGCAGGCGATGATCAGCGCCGCCTGCCGCTTGGCCTGCCGCAGCAGCGAGGCGACCGCGTTGCGGGGCGCTTCCGCGTCCGCGCGGCTCAGCGGATCGAGCGCTATCGCCAGGGCGGCATCGGCGCCCCGCGTCGCGAAGCGCAGCAGCGTCGCGCTTTCGCGCTCCGCCAGGGCGGCGAGGTAGGGACTGTGCCCCGCCAGCGATTCCAGCAATGCCTTGCCGCCCGCGCTGGCGGCGAAGGCCCGTTCCGGCCGCCCGCGCGCCGAGAAGTCCTCCAGGCATCGGACGGCCGCTTCCTGGTCGAAGGCGGGCGGCAGGCGGGTGAAATCCGGGGCGGCGTCGGGCATGACGGAGCCAGTCCATGCCGGGGCTGAGCGGTCAAGTGCTTCGTGTGGCGGGGCGTGCCTGCAGCATCGTGCTGCGGCTGGCCATGGCGCTGCTGCTGATCGCCGGGCTGGGGGTCGCCGCGCTGTCCTGGCGCTTGGCGGAAGGGCCGATGCATGTGCCCATGCTCAACCGCGCGGTGTCGGGGCTGATCGCCCGCGCCGGGCTGGAGCAGAATGTCGAGATCGCCGACATCGTGCTGAACTGGGGCGGGTTCCGCCACGGCACCGCCGCGCCGCTGGGCATTCGCGTGTCCGGGCTGAAGGTGCGGGACGAGGCAGGGGCGGTACGCCACCAGCTGCCCGATATCGCGGTTTCGCTGTCGTTGCCGCAGCTGCTGACCGGCACGGTGGCCCCGACCGAGGTCACCTTGCGGGACCCGGACATCGTGCTGGAGCGGGACCAGGACGGCGATGTGTCCCTGGCGATGGGCCGGCATTCCGGTGCCGAGGAGGCACAGGGTGGGTCGGGCGAGCTGCTTGGCCAGCTGCTTGGCAAGGATGATGAGAACGGCCTGTTCAGCGCGCTGCGCTCGGTGGTGATCACGGGCGGGCGGGTGGCCATCCTGGACCGCCAGCTGCACCTGACGTGGCAGTTGCGGGATGTCGGCATTGCCCTGCGCCGCACGGCCCGCGACGGCGTGGAAGGCGAGGGCGAGGCGCAGCTCGTCCTGCCCGGGCCCGGCGCCACGGTGCCGGTGCGCATTTCCGCGCGGGCCAGTGGCCAGGGCCCCCGGGTGGAGGGCACCTTGTCCATGCCGGCCCTGGAGCCGGCGCGCCTGGCCGGGTTGATGCCGGCACTGGCGCCGCTGGGGCTGATCGACACCTCGGTTTCGCTGGACATCCAGGGCGCGCTGGATGGCACGTCGCGCACCCCGCCGCAGTTGCGCGTCGCCCTGAAGGCCGGCGCCGGCAGCGTGACGTTCCAGCCGGGACGGCGCATCGGTTTCGCGGGTCTGGAACTGCTGGCCACCGGCGCGCCGGACATGCTGACCCTGGAAAAGCTGTCCCTGTCGCTGCCGCCGCTCCCCGCGGGGCCGGGCGGGCGCCCGACGGCCAGCCCGGTGATCTCGGCAACCGGCCAGGCGTCCCTGCGGGGCGGGCGGTGGCGTGGCGAGGCGGCGCTCAGCCTGAACCGGCTCGACCTCAACAATCTGACCACCTACTG includes the following:
- a CDS encoding bifunctional [glutamine synthetase] adenylyltransferase/[glutamine synthetase]-adenylyl-L-tyrosine phosphorylase, with the translated sequence MPDAAPDFTRLPPAFDQEAAVRCLEDFSARGRPERAFAASAGGKALLESLAGHSPYLAALAERESATLLRFATRGADAALAIALDPLSRADAEAPRNAVASLLRQAKRQAALIIACADLTGQWALDGVTGALSTLAEATIDYACAHLLRQAAARGELRLAKPGTRDPKAVARGSGLIVLGMGKLGARELNYSSDIDLMVLYDPEAAVNHPENAGALYVRIARDLVRLMEERTADGYVFRTDLRLRPDPAATPLAVSLPTAISYYESMGQNWERAAMIKARPVGGDRAAGDAFLAEIRPFVWRRHLDFAMMADIHNIKRQIHATHGARGASAVVGVAGHNVKLGRGGIREVEFTAQVQQLIWAGRDPGLRDPTTLGALAALAAAGRIERRAAADLADAYIFLRDVEHRLQMVDDRQTQQLPEDAQGLARIASFMGFPDAEAFAETLTRHLSRVERHYLQLFENGASLPDSPATPTPDSRLAFDGDEADPDTLRALASMGFANPAQVDGIIRGWLRGQTRATRGERARTLVRALLPPILAAFASQREPDVALGRFDAVLTRLQAGVQVLSLFQRNPALLSRVAVILGAAPALADHLALVPASLDGLLAGHALDGASTALPALVGAARHMEEALESARRLVTEGKFEIDAAALEGIVDADAAGRARSDLADSAIAALLPHVTEDFAKRFGKVKGGALAVVALGKLGGQEMLPGSDLDLVLIYDHPADQTESRGGPRSLPVSTYFGRLAQAMIGAITAPGAEGKLYEADMRLRPSGNKGPVATSLSSFERYHMDDAWTWERMALTRARCVAGPPGLRRRIASTVKAALVRHAGPGAVADAVAMRGRMLRDLPAEGPLDIKAMPGGLIEVEFITQALQLAHAKRRPAILAPTTRHALAGLGKAGILPRADADALVAADLLWRTTLGLLRLTVGRWRRDGLPAATTALLLRTTGPLLDRPAVDLADWQAQMQARAAEVRELFERHLGRLDHGGIA